A single window of Nicotiana tomentosiformis chromosome 1, ASM39032v3, whole genome shotgun sequence DNA harbors:
- the LOC104111789 gene encoding protein MAIN-LIKE 2-like: MIERWQLETNTFHLPIGEATITLEDVEVLFGLPVDGLPVAYPHALKDYRGLHYLHMLQRLTGFHPVEETALSGASHLQLTPIRQHLEAMYAEITDDSPPEVIDRHTRLLQLLMFGGVLFPNTSKNLVNMRFLHHLEQLDDLPGYSWGAAVLGYLYMQMCRACTGTQRDVVGFLPLVQVKT, translated from the coding sequence atgatagagcggtggcaACTGGAGACGAACACGTTTCATCTACCCATCGGCGAGGCTACCATCACGCTTGAGGACGTGGAGGTTCTTTTCGGGTTGCCGGTTGATGGATTACCTGTAGCTTACCCGCATGCTCTCAAAGACTATAGGGGATTGCATTACCTGCATATGTTGCAGCGGCTCACCGGATTCCATCCAGTGGAGGAGACTGCATTGAGTGGGGCCAGTCATTTGCAGCTGACGCCCATCCGACAGCATCTGGAAGCGATGTATGCGGAGATTACAGATGATTCACCGCCGGAGGTTATCGACCGGCACACGAGATTGTTGCAGTTGCTGATGTTTGGTGGGGTACTGTTTCCGAACACTTCGAAAAACCTAGTCAACATGAGATTTCTACATCATCTTGAGCAgctagatgatttacctggtTATAGCTGGGGTGCAGCTGTTCTAGGTTACCTGTATATGCAGATGTGTCGGGCGTGCACGGGCACCCAGAGAGACGTTGTTGGATTTTTACCGCTagtgcaggtgaaaacatag